The Apostichopus japonicus isolate 1M-3 chromosome 20, ASM3797524v1, whole genome shotgun sequence nucleotide sequence AAACATATACATGGCTTTTATAGCTCAATATGACTATGAAGGACTCTTACATCCACCAGTACAGGACTGACAAACTCCAAAGTATTTGTGATACTTCTTGTATAACATTACCCTTGTCCTTTGTGTTGGTCAATAGTCCAAAGGTCAAACACTGAAAATATTAACtccagataaaaaaaaacccagaaagtCAAATGACTTGGTGATTCCTTGCCAGTCTCTAATATACCTGACATAATCTTTTAGCTCTTTGAGATATCCTATGTACAAGCCAAAGtgtccacacaccatcaccTTCACATAGATTacttttgcctctggcaaggaatcaaaagggggaaaaaaatgttttcaattttcatagTGTGGCTCTTTAGACAACTCAAAAAGTTCGGAGCATTTGACCCAAGTTTTCCTTAACTCTGTTGCCAACACCTGTTAAAACATCATTGATGACAGCAAAGTCAACTGAGCTGAAATCTTTTGTAAGACATTTGAGTAACTGTTTCTTTTGCTTTTGCTTTCGTTGAAGTTGATAAATACTCAAATGCAGTGAAACTGTCATCAAAACTTTATATTGATGGTATTTTGTTCTGGTTTTATAATGCAATGATTCACAAAGCTGGCTTTCTCCTAACCTATTAATTACTCTCCCTTATTTTCAAACAGCCCTCCTCCATTGACAAGGCCAGAAACCCTGTTGTTACTATTGACTACCAAAAGCAAAAGAATCGTAAACAGTTACAGAGGGAAGGAGAATCAGGGTAAGTTGTGTGGATTCTGTCAAGCCATAGTCAATAGTAAACAATTAATAAACAGTACttgtaataataaaaatcataaaataataaaaataataaaataataaaaataacaaaaagtaAATGTCATGGTTAAAGAGGCAGCAAGTCACATATTTTGctgatttattttattgatttgtaCATCCAGACTTTGCACATCTCTTTTAACCGACTGCTGTGACTGATATTTTCATGAAGAGAGATTTAAAAGGAAAATCATTTCAGATGAAATTATAAACCAGTGCTGTTATCTTGAttcatgtgtatgtatatgtctTTGTAATACCCACCATTTAAGCATGATATATCTAAGTTGGAAGCTCAAAAGCTGATTGCACAGATACTTCCTGTGGATTGACTGTGCAAGTCTGGTTCACTATTATTTGTTCCTTTTCCTTGCCCATTTTGCACCAATAATTCAAAGTACTCTTTAAGTATACTGCCTGCCTTTTAGAGGAAACTTTAAAGGAAATAGTACCTGCACCTTTTCATGGGAGAGCACCTGACTTTGTAAATCAGTTTGTCAGAATCTCCCAAAATTATTTCTTCATCCTAAATATGGAATGAACTTTTGCTGTCTTTTTTAGTGGGaggggggaagtggggggtgagggaggtgggggtgagggaggtGGGGGTTCATCCTGCATATGTATAATGGAATGGCAAGTTCTAAGTATTTCTGTTGATCTGCAAAGATCAATTGGAAGATTTGGATCAACACTGTGATTTTACCTGTGTCAATTTTACTCTACTTCACTTTGAACATTATAGGCAGTATGGTTGGCACATCTACTCTATCTAGTCCTTTAAGTGAATGCTTATTTATGTAGTTTTGTAGCTTGACCCTGTGTAATGTTACATTCTGACATTTGCATTGCACTCCTAATGTTACTTATTGAATGATTCAAGGGAACATTCAGTACATACAAGTGAGAGTACTAAATCAGCAGTTGTGATGCTGATCAAAATCATAACAAGGTTATCTGTGTTAGGTCCCCGCTAAGAACCTTTTACAGAAATATGAACATAATTGATACTGCACCAACTAAAGCATGGAACTGGTGGTGATGTTTATCACAGCTTCAAATTGTATACATGAAATAGCTTGGAGAATGATAAATGCAGCTGTTAATTTCAGGAGATACTTACCATACTTATCACAGTTCACAACCCATAGTTCATGAAGTATTATGctaaatgttacaaataaagGACCCCCTTATCAATctcaaaaagtgctccccccctttcaaattcctggctacgtcgctggctGATATGCTGTGAATGtgagtaaaatattccaaattgaaCATTGAAAAATGTATTGCTAGTCATGCAGACGTCAAAGTGATAACTTTAAATCCGaacttggaaaaaaataatacttagcACTTTCTTTATCTTACTTAATGAGTAAAAAAAACCTGATATTTTTTGGTACATATGTTTCCGCAAACGCCACACGTTATCTCACAAGAAATGGTTGCTTAcattgattttccaactcaacAGTGTACTAGCATGATATTACTCTATTGATAAATTAAGTATCCTTAGGCCTACATACTACGACAAAAACAGGGCTTTTCAACATCCAGGACACTTTGAAGGTGAAACAGTTTGTAACGCATACTGTTCACAAACGCTGGTATTTTATGGTTTTAATACACTTAATGATTAAaccacaaaataccaaaactttgcGCTGCTGTGGCTTGAAAACTCCCCATATTGATTAGAAATTatcctttcaaacatttctgatggcaATCACACCAACTTTATTATTGGGaggcatatttttttaatgtcaacATGGGAATTCGACTTAATGCCAAAAGGTCAAAAGGTGGAGTAGAACAACAAAGgtggtgttttttgtttttatatctcAATGTTTTGTCTTGATGTTTTATGTCGATGTTTTGTCTTGATTCTTATAAATCTATCCGGCTACTGTACGTGGCAGAAAAAGCAGCATTTTAGTGCATGCGTCCATGCTATTTGCAGTGAAAGGAcggaggggggcgggggtgcACGGACAATGATGCAAGGGACAAGAGAAGTAGGGCTTCAGGAGCTTTTGTATCCTTCCAGAATTTTGGAGGTTTTCATAGACATTCCTGTATTTTCTAATGCAAATAGCTCTTTCAAATATTCTACTGCCCTTTTCCCTAAGTTGTCAAGTTTAGAGGATAAATCTGTCCTTCGTCTGgacaaacatcatatttctttccGCAGGTAGGCGTAGTGCCTCCATATATGATGGGCTGTAATTGTTGTACTCCCCAATCCTTACTCCTGTGAGTCCTGTCACTGTACCTGTCCCAAATCCCTACCTTTCTCACTCCTCTGGAATCCATTTAACATTCAACTGTTAGACCacactgctactactgtagttgaacaTTACGGTGGAGTAATTGCACACGAGAATAatcaaaatagaatattttggaaaaacaaaAGTTGATAATAAGTTATATTAACAGTAtcagtaaatggagcaacaataagctgtaacagaaaccaacagggtaggatgcagagatatttatatattgaaagcttttatttaatgcaGTATGGTGCCTTGAATCAGCAATTGCAGTTTTCACATAAGTACCCAGTTTATTAATGTACTCTCATTTGGAATCCGGAGGTGCACAACCACTATTTCGAGGGagagaattagaaattgtctttgattttcattgagatGGCAGGGGCACTACGGCAACTTTGTAGTTTAAGTAGGAAAACAAGGCTTtttacatacacttgtgaaaAGGCACCAAGGGGCATGGTTTCCAGAGTGAGAAAAAGCATGTAGAATTAACAGAATTTTAAGAgcaacttttctttcagtggtttcttaaaactgtacatcaaaaccTTAACATTGCCCGCAGCTGCTCAATATTTACCGGCTCTTGGCGCAAATTTCCCTGGAGTTTTGGACAGTCTTAGAGCCCTGACTTATATGATAAAGTTGTAGGATGATCAAGAGGGCACCTAAGGCATTGAAAGGGTTAAAAGGCATACCACAGTTGTTGCtatcagtgatggatgatttTTAAGCTCATTACCGCAAGAGGTATTTTGCCATCCACCTGCTTCCTGACGTACATATTTTTACGTTCATTGAGTgtgttttgattttcttctttcaccctctgtctgtctacattgttggttctcttttctttcatcttccgcTGCAGTTTATTCTCCCCACAAAAGGTCCCTATAGaaaatttaggagatacggCTCAGTCCGAGGACAAGCATGGCTCATCTCTGAACACGGAGTCCAGTTGTAGCGATAGTTACAGGGACATTTTAACCAGTCATAAGGTAAGTTTCACtctctaaacatgttttattttaagcaaggttttgtcagctggcaacatattatctatgttttattcttttgtaaaacaattcaaaaataagaaactgactgggaaaagtaaatgcaatgtattgagacaagttattggataatcccaaactgaatgtttacttaccatAAATGTAACTGGTTGAAAGGTAACGATGTGTCTTGgtaacaacattttaaactatCTCAAGTTGTAAAGGATTGGGAAGGTAAATAGAAGTTGATTTGGGAAGGGGgtgagtggaggaggggtgggcggCTAAAATAAGTTGCTTGTAACGAAATGATCTTTACATTTACACTCTAAACAGTTGACTCTACTGAAAACTGCACGGTGCATTTTAAAGTACACCACTTTCTATTTCTTGCTGAAAAGCAGAACTGTTTGTGACTTTGTattgagtttgttttgatctcatctcccttcatgtaatgtatagggagatgagatattgtacttcatcccacatcagaaatgtgagtgagtgagtaagTGTGCGTGGGTGGGTGGGCAGGTGGGTGGATGTGTGTATGTTTGATAGTGAGTGAGCAAAATTAAGTATGTcgcaaactcctcctagaccccAAGTCCTGTCGAGTTCAAGCTTGGTGGGTGGGAGCCTGACCATGTTAACTCATGCTtgtgtgattgatgacgtcaaagaggtcgaaggtcaagaaatctaaaattggttttagccattttctgcatgccaacttgttggacaaaggcattaaaccacattatatgtagagaatgaagagacaaagtttaaaacaagacagatttAGCTGTTTAGGCTTGTAGTTAATGGGTCAattgagttaaagttaaaattaatctAAATTGTTCAAAAGAGTGTGTCGTGTCTCCTAGACTGTAAGTCCGAtcaggttcaaacttggtgggtaggtgc carries:
- the LOC139961022 gene encoding uncharacterized protein isoform X2, with translation MFSHSGICCKEICIQPSSIDKARNPVVTIDYQKQKNRKQLQREGESGLFSPQKVPIENLGDTAQSEDKHGSSLNTESSCSDSYRDILTSHKERYD
- the LOC139961022 gene encoding uncharacterized protein isoform X3; the encoded protein is MPSSIDKARNPVVTIDYQKQKNRKQLQREGESGLFSPQKVPIENLGDTAQSEDKHGSSLNTESSCSDSYRDILTSHKERYD